Proteins encoded within one genomic window of Dehalococcoidia bacterium:
- a CDS encoding tetratricopeptide repeat protein, with translation MLPGVFPLFILAAVSESFLPGLEGVGSSTFGPMVFIVISTLVALPIFPFVGGAYAAANTKKSKHKILWIGILMHFLISCFLLFAFFGTPKSPLNINANFEPNPTQHAISTAASTELKGKTKPGPKKGSYTDVTSVSIQPTSTPIPSPTPTPDDGSLILFSEGMEFLLKDDDYPMARERFNEYIILKPNNPEGYFGRGRSYQYSKMFDMAIEDYDRTIALDNDHANGLVYMKRGESLAGLGKYKDAIKDYDRAQEINPNQIWVNHHKALAYLELRQFRDQIVYLERYIAMRISESAKWVDSEQAAVAFYELGAAFSEVGNLQKAIAAFDKSLTARPNSPGVILGKKKAIERLK, from the coding sequence ATGTTACCGGGGGTTTTTCCGCTCTTCATACTTGCTGCTGTTTCCGAGAGTTTTTTACCAGGTCTTGAGGGCGTAGGAAGTTCGACATTCGGGCCTATGGTATTCATTGTAATAAGTACCTTAGTGGCGCTACCTATATTCCCGTTTGTCGGTGGTGCTTACGCCGCAGCAAATACTAAGAAAAGCAAACACAAAATACTGTGGATCGGTATATTAATGCACTTCCTTATTTCCTGCTTTTTATTGTTTGCTTTCTTCGGTACTCCGAAATCACCACTCAACATAAATGCAAACTTTGAACCGAATCCAACCCAACATGCAATTTCTACTGCCGCAAGCACAGAGTTAAAAGGAAAAACCAAACCCGGTCCGAAAAAAGGCAGCTATACAGATGTTACTTCGGTGAGTATCCAGCCGACATCTACTCCAATACCATCACCTACGCCAACCCCCGATGATGGATCCCTAATCCTATTTAGTGAAGGCATGGAATTTCTCCTAAAAGATGATGATTACCCAATGGCTCGGGAGCGTTTCAACGAATACATTATTTTGAAACCCAACAACCCTGAGGGTTATTTTGGTAGAGGGCGGTCGTACCAGTACTCAAAAATGTTTGATATGGCGATAGAAGATTATGACCGCACGATTGCATTAGATAATGATCATGCCAATGGCCTTGTATATATGAAGCGCGGAGAGAGCTTAGCTGGCTTAGGGAAGTATAAGGACGCGATAAAGGATTATGACCGGGCCCAAGAAATCAACCCAAACCAGATATGGGTGAATCACCATAAAGCTCTTGCATATTTGGAATTGCGTCAATTTCGGGACCAGATTGTATATTTAGAGAGATACATTGCTATGCGTATAAGTGAATCTGCAAAATGGGTTGATTCCGAGCAAGCAGCGGTTGCTTTTTACGAATTGGGTGCGGCCTTTAGTGAGGTCGGGAATCTACAAAAAGCAATTGCCGCATTTGATAAGTCCTTGACTGCTAGACCTAATAGCCCAGGCGTAATTCTGGGTAAGAAAAAGGCAATAGAAAGATTAAAGTAA
- a CDS encoding DNA-3-methyladenine glycosylase I: MKIDLRSCSISSERGSFMLDKNSPFDPQKWYAETIWGNRIDNDDALFEIMSLQIFQAGLSWNMIVKKMHGFRKAFSNWDINIVANFRNEDIQRLCSDRGIIRNKLKIEATILNAKKILAIQKEYGSFTHWFYEVLEGDAYPSLQKIISTHFKFMGPELCRMWLMATGRVSLEEGNKYRPSGTPKYGNALEVL, encoded by the coding sequence TTGAAAATTGATCTACGCTCATGCAGTATTTCTTCTGAAAGAGGCTCATTTATGCTCGATAAAAACTCACCCTTCGACCCACAGAAATGGTACGCAGAAACAATTTGGGGTAATCGAATTGATAATGATGATGCGCTCTTTGAAATAATGAGTTTGCAGATTTTCCAGGCCGGCTTAAGTTGGAACATGATAGTAAAAAAGATGCATGGATTTCGCAAAGCCTTTAGTAACTGGGATATTAATATTGTCGCAAATTTTCGAAATGAAGATATCCAAAGGCTCTGCAGTGACCGAGGAATAATTCGGAATAAATTAAAAATCGAAGCAACGATTCTTAATGCAAAAAAGATCCTAGCAATCCAGAAAGAATACGGCAGTTTTACCCATTGGTTCTACGAAGTCCTTGAAGGTGACGCGTACCCATCTCTACAAAAAATAATTAGTACCCACTTTAAATTTATGGGGCCTGAATTATGCAGGATGTGGCTTATGGCTACGGGACGAGTAAGCCTTGAAGAGGGTAATAAATATCGGCCTTCCGGAACACCTAAATATGGCAATGCTCTAGAAGTACTTTAA
- a CDS encoding SMR family transporter, which translates to MTWLPLSLILLSGLAHALWNLLLKRSRNQEIFAWLLLVAQVVLFAPLAVFLLIIGGIQDQGWWFILGTSLIHVLYFLFLSRSYIYSDLSLAYPIARGIGPALIPIVGVSVLDEKITLLAVLGIMAIIGGIFIAYWWGQILIIARDPLKLLKDPGVKYALLTGITITAYSVWDKIGIGYVTPMLYMYLLSLGAALGLAPYILFRHRYKAIKEELQFNAVKVFGAGILAFFAYVAVLEALRRSNVSYVAPAREIGIVFSVLLGAIVLKESLSVGRIIGAVAITLGVFLIALG; encoded by the coding sequence ATGACATGGCTTCCTCTCTCACTCATTCTTTTATCCGGGCTCGCACATGCGCTCTGGAACCTACTCTTGAAGCGAAGCCGAAACCAAGAAATATTCGCCTGGTTGCTTTTGGTCGCCCAAGTTGTACTATTCGCGCCGCTTGCAGTTTTTTTGCTAATCATTGGTGGAATACAAGATCAAGGCTGGTGGTTCATCCTTGGGACATCACTAATTCATGTTCTCTATTTCCTTTTTCTCAGCCGTAGTTACATATATAGCGATCTTTCCCTAGCCTATCCAATAGCAAGAGGAATTGGACCAGCTCTCATACCAATTGTCGGCGTAAGCGTACTTGATGAGAAAATTACCTTATTAGCAGTTTTAGGAATTATGGCCATAATTGGAGGCATCTTTATAGCGTACTGGTGGGGGCAGATTTTAATCATTGCAAGAGACCCATTGAAACTGCTAAAAGACCCCGGCGTAAAATACGCTTTACTTACGGGCATCACCATTACTGCTTATTCTGTATGGGACAAGATTGGAATTGGCTATGTTACTCCAATGCTATACATGTATTTGCTATCCCTTGGGGCAGCATTGGGACTAGCTCCCTATATATTGTTTCGACACAGATACAAGGCAATCAAAGAAGAATTGCAATTTAATGCAGTGAAAGTATTTGGGGCAGGAATTCTTGCTTTCTTTGCTTACGTAGCAGTTCTCGAGGCGCTACGGCGTTCCAATGTTAGTTATGTCGCACCTGCTAGGGAAATCGGCATCGTCTTCAGTGTGCTACTGGGTGCGATAGTGTTAAAGGAGTCGTTAAGCGTAGGACGAATTATTGGCGCAGTGGCAATTACTTTGGGAGTATTTTTAATTGCTCTTGGATAA
- a CDS encoding NCS2 family permease — MLEKLFRLKQAGTSVRTELLAGLATFLTMAYITIVNPLTLSTDGTGMAFGPVFTATIIAAVVGTLIMGLWANWPVALAPGMGLNAYFTYTVILGDGFSYQQALAAVLVSGIVFLALSVTPARKYIINSIPKSMKLGVGAGIGLFLAIIGFQNAGIIVDNPATLVGIGDVASSPVLLAGLGFIIMAVLSNRNIPGSIIIGILAVSVIAWISGAGGASLSGVVDAVPNPEHAFKLDFTVESIGLGTFIGVAFAFLFVDFLDTAGTLTSVANLTGRIKDDGEVEDIDRALLADSSATVVGALAGTSSTTSYIESGAGIKEGGRTGLTAVTVAVLFAACLFFAPLAQSVPAFATAPALIFIATYFVRNIKDIDWDDISEYAPAILAAIVMPLTYSIAYGIAIGFIAYVIIKAASGKIDALNIASIGIAIASVVFFYLSTI, encoded by the coding sequence ATGTTAGAAAAGCTTTTTCGTTTGAAACAGGCAGGTACATCTGTCAGGACCGAACTCCTTGCCGGTTTGGCTACGTTTCTTACCATGGCCTACATAACGATTGTTAACCCGCTCACTCTGAGCACCGATGGGACTGGAATGGCATTTGGCCCGGTCTTCACGGCTACAATCATTGCAGCCGTTGTAGGCACATTAATAATGGGTCTTTGGGCAAATTGGCCAGTAGCATTAGCTCCTGGTATGGGCCTCAATGCCTATTTTACTTACACCGTTATTCTCGGTGATGGCTTCAGTTACCAACAGGCACTCGCGGCCGTATTAGTCTCTGGTATTGTTTTCTTAGCGTTGTCAGTTACGCCTGCTCGTAAATACATCATTAATTCCATACCAAAGAGTATGAAGTTAGGTGTAGGTGCAGGTATCGGTTTATTCCTTGCAATTATCGGATTCCAAAATGCAGGTATTATTGTCGACAATCCGGCAACACTGGTTGGTATCGGTGATGTTGCGTCCTCTCCGGTACTTCTGGCCGGGCTTGGCTTCATTATCATGGCGGTGCTCAGCAACCGGAACATACCGGGATCAATCATCATCGGAATCCTTGCGGTATCAGTTATTGCATGGATATCCGGCGCAGGCGGAGCCTCCCTCAGTGGAGTAGTTGATGCTGTACCAAATCCAGAACATGCCTTTAAGTTAGATTTCACTGTTGAAAGTATTGGGCTTGGAACCTTTATCGGAGTAGCCTTTGCATTCTTGTTCGTCGATTTCCTTGATACAGCAGGGACATTAACCTCTGTTGCGAACCTCACAGGCAGAATTAAGGATGATGGTGAGGTTGAAGATATTGACCGAGCATTACTTGCAGACTCCTCTGCAACAGTAGTAGGCGCATTGGCAGGTACATCCAGTACCACTTCTTACATAGAAAGTGGAGCCGGAATCAAAGAAGGTGGTCGTACTGGCTTAACAGCGGTGACCGTAGCAGTGCTATTCGCAGCCTGTCTATTCTTTGCACCACTGGCACAGTCCGTACCGGCCTTCGCAACTGCACCTGCTTTGATTTTCATTGCCACTTACTTTGTCCGCAATATTAAGGATATAGATTGGGATGACATATCAGAGTACGCACCTGCGATTCTTGCTGCAATAGTCATGCCACTGACCTATTCCATTGCTTATGGAATAGCAATTGGTTTTATTGCCTATGTAATCATCAAGGCAGCGAGCGGGAAGATAGACGCGCTTAACATCGCATCCATAGGGATTGCTATAGCGTCGGTTGTATTCTTCTACCTTAGCACTATCTAA